A region of Marnyiella aurantia DNA encodes the following proteins:
- the serC gene encoding 3-phosphoserine/phosphohydroxythreonine transaminase codes for MKKHNFSAGPCILPQEVFTKSAEAILDFNGSGLSLLEISHRSKDFVAVMDEARAIVKRLMNLGDDYEVLYLGGGASLQFAMVPFNLMKSENGKAAYLDTGTWAAGAIKEAKKFGTVDILGSSQESNYSFIPKEYTADSSYDYFHCTSNNTIYGTQMKEFPKVDTLMVCDMSSDIFSRVVDYSQFDLIYAGAQKNMGPAGVTLVVVKKSILGQTGRDIPSILDYEQHISKESMYNTPPVFPVYATLLTLQHLENNGGIAAAEARNTAKAALLYGEIDRNPLFETFCVPEDRSVMNISFKLLDESKKEAFESAWKAAGISGLNGHRSLGGYRASMYNALPLESVEVLVNVMKSL; via the coding sequence ATGAAAAAACACAACTTTAGCGCAGGACCCTGCATCTTACCTCAGGAAGTTTTTACCAAATCTGCCGAAGCAATTCTGGATTTCAACGGCAGCGGACTTTCACTGCTTGAAATTTCTCACCGCAGTAAAGATTTTGTAGCCGTAATGGATGAAGCACGTGCTATTGTAAAAAGACTTATGAACCTTGGCGACGATTATGAGGTGCTCTACTTGGGTGGAGGCGCAAGCCTTCAGTTTGCTATGGTTCCTTTTAACCTTATGAAATCTGAAAACGGTAAGGCTGCTTACCTCGATACAGGCACATGGGCGGCAGGCGCAATCAAGGAAGCAAAGAAATTCGGTACGGTAGATATCCTGGGATCTTCTCAAGAATCTAACTACTCATTTATTCCAAAAGAGTACACCGCGGACAGCAGCTACGATTATTTCCACTGCACATCCAACAATACAATCTACGGCACGCAGATGAAGGAATTCCCAAAGGTTGATACACTGATGGTGTGCGATATGAGCTCCGATATTTTCTCACGCGTGGTAGATTACTCCCAATTTGACCTGATCTACGCAGGTGCGCAGAAAAACATGGGCCCCGCAGGTGTAACCCTGGTAGTGGTAAAGAAAAGTATTTTGGGCCAGACGGGTCGCGACATACCTTCCATCCTGGATTATGAGCAGCATATCTCTAAAGAATCGATGTACAACACCCCTCCGGTATTTCCGGTATATGCCACTTTGCTTACACTGCAGCACCTGGAAAATAATGGCGGAATTGCCGCGGCTGAGGCAAGAAACACTGCAAAAGCAGCACTGCTGTACGGAGAAATCGACAGAAACCCCCTTTTTGAAACCTTCTGCGTTCCGGAAGACCGTTCCGTGATGAATATCTCCTTTAAACTTCTGGATGAGTCCAAAAAAGAAGCATTCGAAAGCGCCTGGAAAGCTGCGGGAATCAGCGGACTTAACGGACACCGAAGTCTGGGTGGCTACCGCGCCAGTATGTACAATGCACTGCCACTGGAAAGTGTAGAGGTTCTTGTTAATGTAATGAAATCCTTGTAA
- a CDS encoding D-2-hydroxyacid dehydrogenase, producing MKVLANDGISKAGENKLKEGGIELVDAKVSQEHLIGFINDNKVDVLLVRSATKVRQDLIDACPTLKIIGRGGVGMDNIDVEYAIEKGLYVINTPNASSRSVAELVFAHFFSLARFLHESNRMMPLEGDTQFNALKKSYSNASELEAKTLGVIGFGGIGQEVVKMGISLGMKVKVLTRKPRTETLSLNFFDGQTVSFDITSTTDYAEFLKDTDFISINTPKTEGYVLDTPQFGMMKDGVYIVNTARGGVVNEVTLLDFIESGKIAGAALDVFENEPTPELPLLMNPNLSLTPHLGGNTLDAQEKIGTELAEQIIAIKNSIA from the coding sequence ATGAAAGTTTTAGCTAACGACGGAATTTCCAAAGCAGGAGAAAATAAACTTAAAGAAGGCGGCATTGAACTTGTGGACGCAAAAGTATCACAGGAACATCTGATCGGTTTCATTAACGATAATAAAGTAGACGTGCTGCTTGTACGCAGCGCCACTAAAGTTAGACAAGATCTCATTGATGCCTGTCCTACACTGAAAATTATAGGACGCGGCGGCGTGGGCATGGATAATATTGATGTTGAATACGCAATTGAAAAAGGTCTTTATGTCATAAATACACCAAATGCTTCTTCACGATCTGTAGCCGAATTGGTTTTTGCTCATTTCTTCAGCCTCGCAAGATTTCTGCACGAATCCAACCGTATGATGCCGCTGGAAGGCGATACACAGTTTAACGCACTCAAAAAATCTTACAGCAATGCCTCCGAACTTGAAGCCAAGACGCTGGGTGTGATTGGTTTTGGCGGCATAGGCCAGGAGGTGGTTAAGATGGGAATTTCACTGGGGATGAAGGTGAAAGTGCTTACCCGAAAACCACGGACTGAAACACTTAGCCTGAACTTTTTTGACGGCCAAACAGTAAGTTTTGATATTACTTCCACTACTGACTATGCAGAGTTTCTGAAGGATACAGATTTCATCAGCATTAACACACCTAAAACTGAGGGCTATGTTTTAGATACACCTCAGTTCGGGATGATGAAGGATGGTGTTTATATCGTGAATACGGCCAGAGGCGGTGTTGTAAACGAAGTAACGCTTCTCGATTTCATTGAATCGGGCAAGATTGCCGGTGCGGCACTGGACGTTTTTGAAAATGAACCGACTCCCGAACTGCCTTTACTTATGAATCCCAATCTTTCGCTTACTCCGCACCTTGGCGGTAACACGCTGGATGCGCAGGAAAAGATTGGCACTGAGCTGGCTGAGCAGATCATCGCAATTAAGAACTCAATTGCGTAA
- a CDS encoding DUF1015 domain-containing protein, with translation MPIFKPFRGIRPHEDFLDVFPTHPLDNFTQEEINRKAQEDYSYVQMIKPYVVSKSKDIDRNLRKIRTNFEELLDEKKLIQDASSYYLYEQIKPDKTVFRGLLGLVSVEDFWDGKIKRHESTIPQKKEKLAQYLDKVSLQAEPVLLTYPANSKVELLMNHEEKNVPLLNYYDSQGIRHKVWKIDNRLKMQQFKEVLEQIDSFYIADGHHRIGSTALNAKNHKEKNKKHKGTEAYNYVFSFIVSNQSIKIHDYNRIVKDRNGLTSEQILEKLDRYFDIHDKGEEPYYPSQKFHISMYMDGKFYSLHVKHSLRNADVSKDNLDHHLLDKYVLKDILAIENTDSSDRIKYVKGNSTVEGIRKMKAEADLDEGQIGFGVYPVSFNEMLKISDNRISMPPKCTYIEPKLITALVMYDMK, from the coding sequence ATGCCTATATTCAAACCATTTCGCGGCATCCGTCCGCACGAAGACTTTCTGGATGTTTTTCCCACACATCCGCTGGATAATTTTACGCAGGAAGAGATCAACAGGAAAGCGCAGGAGGACTACTCCTATGTACAGATGATCAAGCCGTATGTTGTAAGCAAATCCAAAGATATTGACCGTAACCTCAGAAAGATAAGGACGAATTTTGAAGAACTTCTGGATGAAAAGAAACTGATTCAGGACGCCTCATCCTACTATCTATATGAACAGATTAAGCCCGATAAAACCGTTTTCCGCGGCCTGCTCGGCCTTGTCTCTGTGGAGGATTTCTGGGACGGAAAAATAAAAAGGCATGAAAGTACTATCCCGCAGAAAAAGGAAAAATTAGCGCAGTACCTTGATAAAGTGAGCCTGCAGGCCGAACCTGTACTTCTAACTTATCCGGCCAACTCCAAAGTGGAGCTGCTGATGAACCATGAGGAGAAAAATGTACCTCTGCTTAATTACTATGACAGTCAAGGCATCCGCCACAAGGTGTGGAAAATTGACAACCGTCTGAAAATGCAGCAGTTCAAGGAAGTTTTGGAGCAAATTGACTCTTTTTATATTGCCGATGGACATCACAGGATCGGGTCTACAGCTCTGAACGCGAAAAATCATAAGGAGAAAAACAAAAAGCATAAAGGTACTGAAGCCTATAATTATGTCTTTAGCTTCATTGTTTCCAATCAGTCTATTAAGATCCACGATTATAACCGGATTGTAAAGGACAGGAACGGACTTACCAGCGAACAGATCCTGGAGAAACTGGACCGGTATTTCGATATACATGATAAAGGCGAAGAACCTTATTATCCCTCACAGAAATTCCACATCTCAATGTACATGGATGGGAAATTTTATTCACTGCACGTAAAGCACAGTCTGCGTAATGCTGATGTCTCCAAAGATAATTTGGACCATCACCTGCTGGATAAATATGTCCTGAAGGATATCCTTGCAATTGAAAATACAGACAGCTCAGACCGAATAAAATACGTTAAAGGAAATTCAACTGTGGAAGGTATCCGCAAAATGAAGGCTGAGGCTGACCTGGACGAAGGGCAGATTGGTTTTGGTGTCTATCCTGTGAGTTTCAATGAGATGCTTAAGATTTCGGACAACAGGATTAGCATGCCGCCCAAATGTACTTATATTGAACCGAAGCTCATTACTGCTTTGGTCATGTATGACATGAAGTAA
- a CDS encoding M20/M25/M40 family metallo-hydrolase, producing MKKTIFIIPLFLGGILLSQRKPAPQPRVDFAGEFRRISDEVMLNSNAYENLRELVKGIGPRFAATPAYDKAVIWAEKKFAENGASTVRRQDVMVPIWERGRESVQIKTAGGSWKSLPALALGTSEGTAGKDLTGEIIFAKDLAEFAKMFPSDVKDKIVFFNYGFDQTIINPNEAYLIAGKYRWSTPSLASRKGAKAVLTRSATSASDDVPHTGSVYYDVLDKNKIPALSIGARSADELEQLLKKQTVTVKINTTSATKGEKVNHNVIAEIPGNKDNSVIVIGAHLDSWDISEGAHDNGAGVVQVLEVLRVFKKLEIKNRHTLRFVLFANEENGVHGGETYAAGVKKSGEKHIFAIESDAGGYSPRGISLDMIPQRRRLVFAWKNLFLPYGVYDFSQETSGQDIAPLKKLGVPLAELVPDMQRYFDIHHTSQDTFDKVNKRELNLGAVAMAQMVYMIDQNW from the coding sequence ATGAAAAAAACCATATTTATCATTCCACTCTTTTTGGGTGGAATTTTACTTTCCCAGCGTAAACCTGCTCCACAGCCCAGGGTAGATTTCGCAGGTGAATTCCGCAGGATTTCCGATGAAGTTATGCTGAACAGCAATGCTTACGAAAACCTGCGCGAATTGGTGAAGGGCATCGGTCCCCGTTTTGCCGCAACCCCGGCATATGACAAAGCAGTTATCTGGGCAGAGAAAAAATTTGCGGAGAATGGTGCTTCCACTGTCCGGAGGCAGGATGTTATGGTCCCCATCTGGGAACGTGGCCGCGAAAGCGTACAGATAAAGACAGCCGGTGGCAGCTGGAAAAGTTTGCCGGCGCTGGCTTTAGGAACATCTGAAGGCACCGCCGGTAAAGACCTCACAGGCGAAATTATTTTCGCCAAAGACCTGGCTGAATTTGCCAAAATGTTTCCGAGTGATGTGAAGGATAAGATTGTTTTCTTCAATTACGGCTTTGACCAAACCATCATTAACCCAAATGAAGCCTATCTTATTGCGGGAAAATACCGTTGGTCTACACCTTCCCTGGCCAGCAGGAAAGGGGCAAAAGCTGTGCTTACGCGCTCGGCAACGTCGGCTTCAGACGATGTGCCGCATACAGGAAGTGTATATTATGACGTACTGGACAAGAACAAGATTCCAGCTCTGTCCATCGGTGCCCGCAGTGCAGATGAACTGGAACAGTTGCTGAAGAAGCAGACCGTCACAGTTAAAATTAACACAACTTCTGCAACCAAAGGTGAAAAGGTCAACCATAATGTGATTGCTGAGATTCCGGGGAATAAGGACAACAGTGTAATCGTAATCGGAGCCCATTTGGATTCCTGGGATATTTCTGAGGGGGCACATGATAATGGTGCCGGCGTGGTGCAGGTTCTTGAAGTACTGCGGGTCTTTAAAAAACTGGAAATCAAAAACAGGCATACTTTGCGTTTTGTTCTTTTTGCCAATGAAGAAAACGGCGTACATGGCGGCGAAACCTATGCAGCTGGCGTAAAAAAATCCGGTGAGAAACATATTTTCGCCATAGAAAGCGATGCCGGTGGCTATTCGCCACGCGGGATTTCACTGGATATGATTCCGCAGCGACGGCGGCTCGTATTTGCATGGAAAAACCTTTTCCTGCCTTACGGAGTGTACGATTTCTCCCAGGAAACTTCCGGACAGGATATAGCGCCCCTCAAAAAACTGGGAGTGCCTCTGGCAGAACTTGTTCCGGATATGCAGCGCTACTTCGACATCCATCATACCAGCCAGGACACTTTTGACAAAGTAAACAAACGTGAACTTAACCTGGGCGCCGTGGCTATGGCACAGATGGTTTATATGATAGACCAAAACTGGTAA
- a CDS encoding peptidylprolyl isomerase — protein sequence MNVDKQTYEGLNDGLYAHLQTTKGNMIVKLEDVKSPVTVANFVGLAEGTIANKSKSKGIPFYDGTIFHRVISDFMIQGGDPQGTGMGDPGYKFADEKNDLKHDVKGVLSMANSGPNTNGSQFFITQIPTPWLDGKHTVFGKVVNGVDVIDTIAAVEKGPQDKPKTDIVLEKVSIFSKGDRYKNYDATKLFEEGKGKIQENNKTFLSRMEEEKAKKEAEFKANQQRLVDEMAAGMQKTASGLYYKITKTVAGKEPKAGDMVAVHYAGRLIDGMEFDSSYKRGEPLEFPVGTGRVIKGWDEGILMLKEGETATLLIPSDLAYGPNGAGGIIPPNAWLVFDVELVKIN from the coding sequence ATGAATGTAGACAAACAAACGTACGAAGGTTTGAATGACGGGCTTTATGCTCACCTCCAAACCACCAAGGGTAACATGATCGTAAAACTGGAAGATGTGAAATCGCCGGTTACAGTGGCTAACTTTGTAGGGCTTGCCGAGGGAACTATTGCTAACAAATCCAAATCAAAGGGAATTCCATTTTACGACGGTACTATCTTTCACCGTGTGATCTCGGATTTCATGATCCAGGGTGGCGACCCCCAGGGAACAGGTATGGGCGATCCGGGCTACAAGTTTGCTGATGAGAAAAACGACCTTAAGCATGATGTGAAAGGGGTACTTTCCATGGCGAACTCCGGTCCAAACACCAACGGATCCCAGTTTTTCATCACTCAGATACCGACACCATGGCTGGACGGAAAACATACAGTTTTTGGAAAAGTGGTAAACGGTGTGGACGTTATCGATACCATTGCAGCAGTAGAAAAAGGGCCTCAGGATAAGCCTAAAACGGACATCGTTCTGGAGAAGGTTTCAATTTTCAGCAAAGGCGACAGATACAAGAACTACGATGCTACAAAGCTTTTCGAAGAGGGTAAAGGTAAGATTCAGGAAAATAACAAGACGTTTCTTTCCAGAATGGAAGAAGAGAAGGCAAAAAAAGAAGCTGAATTCAAAGCCAATCAGCAGAGACTGGTAGATGAAATGGCCGCTGGTATGCAGAAAACTGCATCCGGTCTTTATTATAAGATTACAAAAACCGTTGCGGGTAAAGAGCCTAAAGCAGGTGATATGGTTGCTGTACATTATGCAGGCCGCCTGATTGACGGAATGGAGTTCGACAGCTCATACAAAAGAGGTGAGCCTCTGGAGTTTCCGGTAGGAACAGGACGCGTAATCAAAGGATGGGACGAAGGTATCCTGATGCTGAAAGAAGGCGAAACCGCTACTTTGCTTATTCCTTCTGACCTTGCTTACGGTCCAAACGGTGCCGGCGGAATTATCCCACCAAATGCGTGGTTGGTTTTCGATGTGGAATTGGTTAAAATTAATTAA
- a CDS encoding branched-chain amino acid aminotransferase yields MIIQKTENSRISSFDPENYSFGDHFTDHMIICEYENGAWGEAKLMPYGPLPFSPSNMAFNYGQACFEGMKAYKDSSDEVYLFRVNKNFERINKSAKRLAMPEIPEEVFVGGLKALMDIDRAWIPTGEGKSLYIRPLIFATEEGLKARVSNKYMFAIVAAPATSYYSAPVSVKISDYYSRAASGGVGFAKAAGNYAASFYPTQLANDEGYEQIIWTDDSTHEYFEESGTMNVFVRIGNTIYTPPTSEKILDGVTRDSFITLAKHKGIDVRVEPIAVKDVLAAQKDGSLKEIWGVGTAVVTTAFKSYGYQGENFELPVLSEEESFALSLKKALVDIQTNAAEDPFGWREKVEKDVLQTV; encoded by the coding sequence ATGATAATCCAAAAAACCGAAAATTCAAGGATTTCTTCCTTTGATCCAGAAAACTACTCATTCGGAGACCACTTCACAGACCATATGATTATATGTGAGTATGAAAACGGTGCCTGGGGTGAGGCAAAGTTAATGCCTTACGGACCTCTTCCATTTTCTCCGTCCAATATGGCTTTCAATTATGGCCAAGCCTGTTTTGAAGGTATGAAGGCGTATAAAGACAGTAGTGATGAAGTATACCTTTTCCGTGTAAATAAAAATTTCGAGAGGATCAATAAATCCGCTAAGCGTCTTGCAATGCCTGAAATTCCTGAAGAGGTTTTCGTAGGCGGTCTGAAAGCGCTTATGGATATAGACCGAGCATGGATTCCTACAGGAGAAGGAAAATCACTTTACATCCGTCCGCTTATATTTGCTACTGAGGAAGGTTTGAAGGCCAGGGTATCCAATAAATACATGTTCGCAATCGTAGCTGCACCGGCTACAAGTTATTACAGCGCACCGGTTTCTGTTAAGATCTCAGATTATTATTCCCGTGCGGCCAGCGGCGGCGTTGGATTTGCAAAAGCGGCCGGCAACTATGCAGCATCTTTCTATCCTACACAACTTGCTAACGACGAAGGTTACGAGCAGATTATCTGGACTGACGACAGTACGCACGAGTATTTTGAAGAAAGCGGTACGATGAACGTGTTTGTAAGAATAGGCAATACTATATATACACCTCCAACTTCTGAAAAGATTCTGGACGGCGTTACAAGAGACAGTTTCATTACACTGGCTAAGCATAAAGGCATTGACGTAAGGGTAGAACCTATTGCAGTAAAAGATGTTCTGGCAGCTCAGAAAGACGGAAGCCTTAAGGAAATTTGGGGTGTAGGAACCGCGGTTGTAACTACAGCTTTTAAATCTTACGGGTATCAGGGCGAGAATTTTGAACTTCCTGTACTTTCGGAAGAGGAAAGCTTTGCGCTTTCGCTGAAGAAAGCTCTTGTGGACATTCAGACCAATGCGGCTGAAGATCCTTTCGGCTGGAGAGAGAAGGTTGAAAAAGATGTACTTCAGACTGTATAA
- the mnmD gene encoding tRNA (5-methylaminomethyl-2-thiouridine)(34)-methyltransferase MnmD gives MKREVKVTSDGSKTLHINDLNESYHSHHGALQEAKHVFIDNGLKLIDDYEINILELGFGTGLNVLVTINEFLKTDKNHKINYFALEKYPVTMSEVEDLGYNTLFERDELKQFYKKIHEADWEAEVEILPNFTLKKIRCDFHDLPTIELRKINLVYYDCFGARVQPDLWELPLFAAVANKMSAGGLLTTYSSKGSVRRNLKSLDFEVEKKAGPPGKREMLIAWKKLTETKK, from the coding sequence TTGAAAAGAGAAGTAAAAGTCACCAGTGACGGCAGTAAAACATTGCATATCAATGATTTAAATGAAAGTTACCATTCGCATCATGGTGCCCTTCAGGAAGCCAAACATGTATTTATAGATAATGGATTAAAACTGATTGATGATTACGAAATTAATATTTTAGAACTGGGTTTTGGAACAGGTTTGAATGTTTTAGTAACTATTAATGAGTTTTTAAAAACTGATAAAAATCATAAAATTAACTATTTCGCGCTTGAAAAGTATCCCGTAACAATGTCTGAGGTTGAAGATTTGGGCTATAATACACTTTTTGAGCGTGACGAGTTAAAGCAGTTTTATAAAAAAATCCATGAGGCAGACTGGGAGGCGGAGGTAGAAATATTGCCCAACTTTACCCTCAAAAAGATAAGATGCGATTTTCACGACCTGCCAACTATAGAACTCAGAAAAATTAACCTGGTATATTATGACTGTTTTGGTGCGCGGGTACAGCCAGACCTATGGGAGCTGCCCCTTTTTGCTGCTGTAGCCAATAAAATGAGCGCCGGCGGATTGCTTACAACCTACTCCAGTAAAGGATCGGTACGCCGGAATCTGAAATCACTGGATTTTGAAGTGGAGAAAAAGGCAGGACCACCGGGAAAACGCGAGATGCTCATCGCCTGGAAAAAATTGACCGAAACCAAAAAATAA
- a CDS encoding NUDIX domain-containing protein has protein sequence MINKTNVRIYACAIKNGSVLVLHEEYAGEHLMKFPGGGLEYGEGVLDCLHREFEEELNAKIRVIGHLYTQENFEVSRFRENEQLLTIYYMVEILDETDFLIMDPCIEKVEWLPVDTPENNFPLPVDRIAFDKLKERLAG, from the coding sequence ATGATCAATAAGACGAACGTTCGGATTTATGCGTGCGCTATAAAAAACGGGAGCGTACTGGTGCTTCATGAAGAATATGCAGGTGAACACCTTATGAAGTTTCCCGGTGGCGGGCTGGAATATGGCGAAGGCGTACTGGACTGCCTGCACCGTGAGTTTGAAGAGGAACTGAATGCGAAGATACGCGTTATCGGACATCTGTATACTCAGGAAAATTTTGAAGTTTCACGCTTCCGGGAAAACGAACAGCTTCTTACCATTTATTATATGGTAGAAATTTTAGATGAAACCGACTTCCTTATAATGGACCCCTGCATTGAAAAAGTAGAATGGCTGCCAGTTGATACACCGGAAAATAATTTTCCACTCCCTGTAGATAGGATAGCTTTTGACAAGCTTAAAGAAAGGTTAGCCGGATAA
- a CDS encoding DUF4294 domain-containing protein, which translates to MKIYQTLLVFLLFVTVSVKAQDTIMVKSLSEYPQDQLKVDEFGQKYFYDEDQKAKIYEINGETVVIMDELVLKKGPVFNNQLDRNYYFFLNKKLARVYPLFVAALAQYNGIQADIATMDRNTQKKYIRERQANLANQYEKQLRDLTTTEGRVFAKLMHRGTGKTVFEIIRELRGGWSAFWWNVKGNIAEVDIKEPYDPYRNRTDLYIESLLQSNWNYGYLQPYPGAQNYRVTK; encoded by the coding sequence ATGAAAATATATCAGACCCTTTTGGTCTTTCTCCTGTTTGTAACGGTGTCCGTAAAGGCGCAGGACACGATAATGGTAAAATCTCTGAGTGAATATCCCCAAGATCAACTAAAGGTGGATGAATTTGGTCAGAAGTACTTCTACGATGAAGATCAGAAAGCAAAAATTTATGAAATCAATGGTGAGACTGTTGTAATTATGGATGAATTGGTGCTTAAGAAAGGCCCTGTCTTTAATAATCAGCTGGACCGCAATTATTATTTTTTCCTTAATAAAAAGCTGGCCCGTGTTTACCCGCTTTTTGTAGCTGCACTTGCGCAGTACAATGGAATCCAAGCTGATATCGCGACCATGGACCGAAATACACAAAAGAAATATATTAGAGAACGTCAGGCAAATCTGGCTAATCAGTACGAAAAACAATTGCGTGATTTAACAACAACTGAAGGTCGTGTCTTTGCTAAACTGATGCACCGCGGAACTGGCAAAACAGTATTCGAGATTATCCGGGAGTTACGTGGTGGCTGGAGCGCCTTTTGGTGGAATGTAAAGGGAAATATTGCCGAAGTTGACATCAAGGAACCTTACGATCCCTACCGCAACCGCACGGACCTTTATATAGAGTCGCTTCTTCAGTCCAACTGGAACTATGGTTACCTGCAGCCCTATCCTGGCGCGCAGAACTACAGAGTCACAAAGTGA
- a CDS encoding M28 family peptidase: MNFSKKSIKFLESYLNTSSPTGYEHDGQKIWMDYIRPYVDKVEFDHYGTCYGIVNPEAPFKVVIEAHADEISWYVNYITDDGLIYVIRNGGSDQMIAPSKVVHIHGEKGIVKGVFGWPAIHTRGISSDEPVPKLENIFIDCGATTKKEVEELGVFVGCMITYPDEFFELNDRYFVCRALDNRIGGFMIAEVARLLKENGNQLPFGLYVTNSVQEEVGLYGAHMIAETLKPNIAIVTDVTHDTTTPMIEKKKEGDQKCGDGPVVFYAPSVHHNIRQLIVDTAKLKEIPFQRAAASRATGTDTDAFAHSNGGVPSALISLPLRYMHTTVEMVSKEDVANVIQLIYETLLRIEPEMNLKYHAK, from the coding sequence ATGAATTTCAGCAAGAAATCAATTAAGTTTTTAGAATCATATTTAAATACTTCATCTCCAACCGGTTACGAACACGACGGCCAGAAAATATGGATGGATTATATTCGACCGTATGTTGATAAAGTTGAATTTGACCATTATGGGACCTGTTACGGAATTGTAAATCCTGAAGCACCCTTCAAGGTGGTAATTGAAGCTCATGCAGATGAGATTTCATGGTACGTAAATTACATCACGGACGACGGCCTGATTTATGTGATCCGTAACGGCGGTTCCGACCAAATGATCGCACCTTCGAAAGTGGTACATATTCATGGTGAAAAAGGAATTGTGAAAGGAGTCTTCGGCTGGCCTGCTATCCATACCAGAGGTATAAGTTCAGATGAACCGGTCCCTAAGCTTGAAAATATATTTATTGACTGTGGTGCTACTACTAAGAAGGAGGTTGAGGAGCTGGGAGTTTTTGTAGGCTGTATGATTACCTACCCCGATGAGTTCTTTGAACTGAATGACCGCTATTTCGTGTGCCGTGCTCTGGATAACAGAATTGGAGGTTTTATGATTGCGGAAGTGGCGCGCCTTCTTAAGGAAAACGGAAACCAACTGCCTTTTGGCCTTTACGTTACCAATTCGGTGCAGGAAGAAGTGGGTCTGTACGGTGCACATATGATTGCTGAAACACTGAAACCCAATATCGCCATCGTTACGGATGTTACTCATGACACCACTACCCCGATGATCGAGAAGAAAAAAGAGGGCGACCAGAAATGCGGCGACGGACCTGTTGTGTTTTATGCACCAAGTGTCCATCACAACATTCGCCAACTCATAGTAGATACGGCCAAACTTAAAGAAATACCCTTCCAGCGTGCGGCTGCCAGCCGTGCCACAGGTACAGACACCGACGCCTTTGCCCATTCTAATGGTGGTGTTCCGTCGGCGTTGATATCACTTCCACTACGCTATATGCACACAACCGTGGAAATGGTTTCCAAAGAAGATGTTGCCAATGTAATCCAGCTCATCTACGAAACACTGCTTCGAATTGAACCTGAAATGAATTTGAAATATCACGCTAAGTAA
- the rpe gene encoding ribulose-phosphate 3-epimerase, translating to MKNKMIAPSLLSADFGNLERDINMLNNSQADWLHIDVMDGRFVPNISFGFPVMKTVQQHAKKFVDVHLMIVEPEKYVEDFIAHGADLVSVHYEACVHLHRTIRLIQDNGAKAGVVLNPSTPVLMLEDIISEVDLVLLMSVNPGFGGQKFIENTYKKISETKDLILNNNSTALIQVDGGVNLENASRLFEAGADVLVAGNAVFSSENPEKTIELLKI from the coding sequence ATGAAGAACAAAATGATTGCCCCTTCCCTGCTGTCCGCAGATTTCGGTAACCTGGAAAGGGATATTAACATGCTGAACAACTCCCAGGCAGACTGGCTGCATATCGATGTTATGGACGGGCGCTTTGTGCCGAACATTTCATTTGGCTTTCCTGTGATGAAAACTGTACAGCAGCATGCGAAAAAGTTTGTGGACGTGCACCTTATGATTGTAGAGCCGGAAAAGTATGTGGAAGATTTTATTGCGCACGGTGCCGACCTCGTTTCCGTTCATTATGAAGCATGTGTGCACCTGCACCGTACCATCAGACTAATTCAGGACAATGGAGCAAAAGCCGGAGTGGTTCTTAATCCTTCAACCCCGGTACTGATGCTGGAAGACATTATTTCTGAGGTGGATCTCGTACTGCTGATGAGTGTGAACCCCGGATTTGGCGGTCAGAAATTCATTGAAAACACATACAAGAAGATTTCAGAAACCAAAGACCTTATCCTTAACAATAATTCAACAGCGCTTATTCAGGTGGACGGTGGTGTCAATTTGGAGAACGCCTCCCGACTGTTTGAAGCCGGTGCCGACGTTCTTGTAGCCGGAAATGCTGTTTTCAGCAGCGAAAACCCGGAAAAGACTATCGAGCTACTGAAAATATAG